In one window of Branchiostoma lanceolatum isolate klBraLanc5 chromosome 15, klBraLanc5.hap2, whole genome shotgun sequence DNA:
- the LOC136449245 gene encoding dual specificity protein phosphatase 3-like isoform X1, with amino-acid sequence MMTTNIANPGYRPQTMASFDRFSRYNYIGSAYGRLGGSTGALDRSYGTTSSGTTSALKTIGLTPTKTSTKTVTFAPGTRGKDMSYSDRYTSSDRYTSSSAPLSSYRSNVGTLLSSTSTYRDSYGYRHHDRDYDSSKYSSRLSSSSNHHPTANTSSSSSYGRYSGDYSTTSATTKSSSGGYCTADDLSECLRGGVGAYISHTSYNEVFPNIYIGDQDAAKDRSSIVAMGVTHVVNAAHGRWDRRNEEMYERMGIKFLGVAAQDCESFDMSPFFDDAALFMHHAISERRGKVLVHCAVGFSRSPTLVVAYLMLYHRMTAREALKTIRAKRMIGPNRGFLRQLADFNNKLLAEGRIRPR; translated from the exons ATGATGACGACAAACATAGCCAATCCGGGCTACAGGCCGCAAACCATGGCCAGCTTCGACCGCTTCAGCCGATACAACTACATCGGGAGTGCTTACGGGCGCCTGGGCGGCTCAACGGGCGCGTTAGACCGAAGCTACGGCACCACCAGCTCCGGTACCACCAGCGCCTTAAAGACGATCGGACTAACTCCTACCAAGACGTCCACCAAGACGGTCACCTTCGCTCCAGGAACTCGAGGGAAAGACATGTCTTACTCGGATCGTTACACCTCCAGTGATCGGTATACAAGTTCAAGTGCGCCCCTCTCCAGCTACAGATCCAACGTTGGGACTTTGCTGAGTTCAACGTCCACTTATCGAGACAGCTACGGTTACCGCCACCACGATAGAGACTATGACTCCTCTAAATATTCCTCCAGACTTTCTTCCTCTTCAAACCACCACCCCACAGCGAACACTTCAAGTTCGAGTTCGTATGGAAGATATTCTGGGGATTATTCCACCACGTCTGCGACGACAAAGTCAAGTTCAGGGGGTTACTGCACAGCGGATGACCTGTCAGAGTGTTTGAGGGGCGGAGTTGGGGCTTATATCTCTCACACAAGTTACAACGAAGTCTTTCCCAACATCTACATCGGCGACCA GGATGCAGCAAAGGACAGGAGTAGTATTGTTGCTATGGGCGTGACCCACGTTGTTAACGCCGCCCACGGGAGGTGGGACCGGCGCAACGAGGAAATGTACGAGAGAATGGGGATCAAGTTCCTGGGGGTCGCTGCTCAGGACTGCGAAAGTTTTGACATGTCTCCGTTCTTTGACGACGCTGCGTTGTTCATGCATCATGCCATTAGTGAACGTAGAG GTAAGGTACTGGTCCACTGTGCCGTCGGCTTCAGTCGTTCCCCCACCCTGGTGGTGGCGTATCTCATGCTGTACCACCGCATGACCGCACGGGAGGCGCTGAAAACCATCCGTGCCAAGCGTATGATCGGCCCCAACCGAGGATTTCTTCGCCAGCTGGCCGACTTCAACAACAAGCTGCTGGCCGAGGGGCGGATCCGTCCGCGCTGA
- the LOC136449245 gene encoding dual specificity protein phosphatase 3-like isoform X7, giving the protein MMTTNIANPGYRPQTMASFDRFSRYNYIGSAYGRLGGSTGALDRSYGTTSSGTTSALKTIGLTPTKTSTKTVTFAPGTRGKDMSYSDRYTSSDRYTSSSAPLSSYRSNVGTLLSSTSTYRDSYGYRHHDRDYDSSKYSSRLSSSSNHHPTANTSSSSSYGRYSGDYSTTSATTKSSSGGYCTADDLSECLRGGVGAYISHTSYNEVFPNIYIGDQSSAADVLTLHVQGVTHVLNAAKGKGGGDHVSMYHAYGIHFMGVTASDQESYDITPHFEESAKFISDGCGKGKVLVHCAVGFSRSPTLVVAYLMLYHRMTAREALKTIRAKRMIGPNRGFLRQLADFNNKLLAEGRIRPR; this is encoded by the exons ATGATGACGACAAACATAGCCAATCCGGGCTACAGGCCGCAAACCATGGCCAGCTTCGACCGCTTCAGCCGATACAACTACATCGGGAGTGCTTACGGGCGCCTGGGCGGCTCAACGGGCGCGTTAGACCGAAGCTACGGCACCACCAGCTCCGGTACCACCAGCGCCTTAAAGACGATCGGACTAACTCCTACCAAGACGTCCACCAAGACGGTCACCTTCGCTCCAGGAACTCGAGGGAAAGACATGTCTTACTCGGATCGTTACACCTCCAGTGATCGGTATACAAGTTCAAGTGCGCCCCTCTCCAGCTACAGATCCAACGTTGGGACTTTGCTGAGTTCAACGTCCACTTATCGAGACAGCTACGGTTACCGCCACCACGATAGAGACTATGACTCCTCTAAATATTCCTCCAGACTTTCTTCCTCTTCAAACCACCACCCCACAGCGAACACTTCAAGTTCGAGTTCGTATGGAAGATATTCTGGGGATTATTCCACCACGTCTGCGACGACAAAGTCAAGTTCAGGGGGTTACTGCACAGCGGATGACCTGTCAGAGTGTTTGAGGGGCGGAGTTGGGGCTTATATCTCTCACACAAGTTACAACGAAGTCTTTCCCAACATCTACATCGGCGACCA gTCCTCTGCAGCCGATGTGTTAACCCTCCATGTCCAAGGGGTGACCCATGTTCTGAACGCAGCTAAAGGCAAGGGTGGAGGGGACCACGTCTCTATGTACCACGCTTATGGGATTCACTTTATGGGCGTCACGGCCAGCGATCAAGAGTCTTATGACATAACACCTCATTTTGAGGAGTCGGCAAAATTTATCAGTGACGGATGTGGTAAAG GTAAGGTACTGGTCCACTGTGCCGTCGGCTTCAGTCGTTCCCCCACCCTGGTGGTGGCGTATCTCATGCTGTACCACCGCATGACCGCACGGGAGGCGCTGAAAACCATCCGTGCCAAGCGTATGATCGGCCCCAACCGAGGATTTCTTCGCCAGCTGGCCGACTTCAACAACAAGCTGCTGGCCGAGGGGCGGATCCGTCCGCGCTGA
- the LOC136449245 gene encoding dual specificity protein phosphatase 3-like isoform X2 produces MMTTNIANPGYRPQTMASFDRFSRYNYIGSAYGRLGGSTGALDRSYGTTSSGTTSALKTIGLTPTKTSTKTVTFAPGTRGKDMSYSDRYTSSDRYTSSSAPLSSYRSNVGTLLSSTSTYRDSYGYRHHDRDYDSSKYSSRLSSSSNHHPTANTSSSSSYGRYSGDYSTTSATTKSSSGGYCTADDLSECLRGGVGAYISHTSYNEVFPNIYIGDQFVAENSQTLSTEGITHLLNAAHWPLKAESLAPLYEKLGIVYCGVPGRDSVEFDMSPYFSQSADFIHQALEEGKVLVHCAVGFSRSPTLVVAYLMLYHRMTAREALKTIRAKRMIGPNRGFLRQLADFNNKLLAEGRIRPR; encoded by the exons ATGATGACGACAAACATAGCCAATCCGGGCTACAGGCCGCAAACCATGGCCAGCTTCGACCGCTTCAGCCGATACAACTACATCGGGAGTGCTTACGGGCGCCTGGGCGGCTCAACGGGCGCGTTAGACCGAAGCTACGGCACCACCAGCTCCGGTACCACCAGCGCCTTAAAGACGATCGGACTAACTCCTACCAAGACGTCCACCAAGACGGTCACCTTCGCTCCAGGAACTCGAGGGAAAGACATGTCTTACTCGGATCGTTACACCTCCAGTGATCGGTATACAAGTTCAAGTGCGCCCCTCTCCAGCTACAGATCCAACGTTGGGACTTTGCTGAGTTCAACGTCCACTTATCGAGACAGCTACGGTTACCGCCACCACGATAGAGACTATGACTCCTCTAAATATTCCTCCAGACTTTCTTCCTCTTCAAACCACCACCCCACAGCGAACACTTCAAGTTCGAGTTCGTATGGAAGATATTCTGGGGATTATTCCACCACGTCTGCGACGACAAAGTCAAGTTCAGGGGGTTACTGCACAGCGGATGACCTGTCAGAGTGTTTGAGGGGCGGAGTTGGGGCTTATATCTCTCACACAAGTTACAACGAAGTCTTTCCCAACATCTACATCGGCGACCA GTTTGTAGCAGAAAACTCGCAAACCCTGAGTACAGAAGGCATCACCCATCTGCTGAATGCAGCTCACTGGCCCCTAAAGGCAGAGAGTCTTGCTCCCCTGTATGAGAAGTTGGGGATAGTGTACTGCGGGGTCCCAGGCAGGGACAGTGTGGAGTTTGACATGAGCCCATACTTTAGCCAATCAGCTGACTTTATTCACCAAGCGTTAGAGGAAG GTAAGGTACTGGTCCACTGTGCCGTCGGCTTCAGTCGTTCCCCCACCCTGGTGGTGGCGTATCTCATGCTGTACCACCGCATGACCGCACGGGAGGCGCTGAAAACCATCCGTGCCAAGCGTATGATCGGCCCCAACCGAGGATTTCTTCGCCAGCTGGCCGACTTCAACAACAAGCTGCTGGCCGAGGGGCGGATCCGTCCGCGCTGA
- the LOC136449245 gene encoding dual specificity protein phosphatase 3-like isoform X5 — translation MMTTNIANPGYRPQTMASFDRFSRYNYIGSAYGRLGGSTGALDRSYGTTSSGTTSALKTIGLTPTKTSTKTVTFAPGTRGKDMSYSDRYTSSDRYTSSSAPLSSYRSNVGTLLSSTSTYRDSYGYRHHDRDYDSSKYSSRLSSSSNHHPTANTSSSSSYGRYSGDYSTTSATTKSSSGGYCTADDLSECLRGGVGAYISHTSYNEVFPNIYIGDQDSSENCSRLRKLGIRHVLNAAYGSWCRRTVEEYKDTGIRFLGIEADDCESYQMHPFFHKAADFIETGCTQGKVLVHCAVGFSRSPTLVVAYLMLYHRMTAREALKTIRAKRMIGPNRGFLRQLADFNNKLLAEGRIRPR, via the exons ATGATGACGACAAACATAGCCAATCCGGGCTACAGGCCGCAAACCATGGCCAGCTTCGACCGCTTCAGCCGATACAACTACATCGGGAGTGCTTACGGGCGCCTGGGCGGCTCAACGGGCGCGTTAGACCGAAGCTACGGCACCACCAGCTCCGGTACCACCAGCGCCTTAAAGACGATCGGACTAACTCCTACCAAGACGTCCACCAAGACGGTCACCTTCGCTCCAGGAACTCGAGGGAAAGACATGTCTTACTCGGATCGTTACACCTCCAGTGATCGGTATACAAGTTCAAGTGCGCCCCTCTCCAGCTACAGATCCAACGTTGGGACTTTGCTGAGTTCAACGTCCACTTATCGAGACAGCTACGGTTACCGCCACCACGATAGAGACTATGACTCCTCTAAATATTCCTCCAGACTTTCTTCCTCTTCAAACCACCACCCCACAGCGAACACTTCAAGTTCGAGTTCGTATGGAAGATATTCTGGGGATTATTCCACCACGTCTGCGACGACAAAGTCAAGTTCAGGGGGTTACTGCACAGCGGATGACCTGTCAGAGTGTTTGAGGGGCGGAGTTGGGGCTTATATCTCTCACACAAGTTACAACGAAGTCTTTCCCAACATCTACATCGGCGACCA AGACAGCAGTGAGAACTGTTCCCGTCTGAGAAAACTCGGTATCAGACACGTGCTGAACGCTGCGTATGGGTCCTGGTGCAGGCGAACTGTCGAGGAGTATAAAGATACAGGGATACGGTTCCTCGGTATCGAGGCTGACGACTGTGAAAGCTACCAGATGCACCCATTCTTTCATAAGGCGGCAGATTTCATTGAAACAGGGTGTACCCAAG GTAAGGTACTGGTCCACTGTGCCGTCGGCTTCAGTCGTTCCCCCACCCTGGTGGTGGCGTATCTCATGCTGTACCACCGCATGACCGCACGGGAGGCGCTGAAAACCATCCGTGCCAAGCGTATGATCGGCCCCAACCGAGGATTTCTTCGCCAGCTGGCCGACTTCAACAACAAGCTGCTGGCCGAGGGGCGGATCCGTCCGCGCTGA
- the LOC136449245 gene encoding dual specificity phosphatase 29-like isoform X9, with product MMTTNIANPGYRPQTMASFDRFSRYNYIGSAYGRLGGSTGALDRSYGTTSSGTTSALKTIGLTPTKTSTKTVTFAPGTRGKDMSYSDRYTSSDRYTSSSAPLSSYRSNVGTLLSSTSTYRDSYGYRHHDRDYDSSKYSSRLSSSSNHHPTANTSSSSSYGRYSGDYSTTSATTKSSSGGYCTADDLSECLRGGVGAYISHTSYNEVFPNIYIGDHKAAENYEMLNRYGVTHVLNAPHGFIDNEWEYGGMGIHYLGVDADDSPHFDISKFFDKSAEFIKQARKLGKVLVHCAVGFSRSPTLVVAYLMLYHRMTAREALKTIRAKRMIGPNRGFLRQLADFNNKLLAEGRIRPR from the exons ATGATGACGACAAACATAGCCAATCCGGGCTACAGGCCGCAAACCATGGCCAGCTTCGACCGCTTCAGCCGATACAACTACATCGGGAGTGCTTACGGGCGCCTGGGCGGCTCAACGGGCGCGTTAGACCGAAGCTACGGCACCACCAGCTCCGGTACCACCAGCGCCTTAAAGACGATCGGACTAACTCCTACCAAGACGTCCACCAAGACGGTCACCTTCGCTCCAGGAACTCGAGGGAAAGACATGTCTTACTCGGATCGTTACACCTCCAGTGATCGGTATACAAGTTCAAGTGCGCCCCTCTCCAGCTACAGATCCAACGTTGGGACTTTGCTGAGTTCAACGTCCACTTATCGAGACAGCTACGGTTACCGCCACCACGATAGAGACTATGACTCCTCTAAATATTCCTCCAGACTTTCTTCCTCTTCAAACCACCACCCCACAGCGAACACTTCAAGTTCGAGTTCGTATGGAAGATATTCTGGGGATTATTCCACCACGTCTGCGACGACAAAGTCAAGTTCAGGGGGTTACTGCACAGCGGATGACCTGTCAGAGTGTTTGAGGGGCGGAGTTGGGGCTTATATCTCTCACACAAGTTACAACGAAGTCTTTCCCAACATCTACATCGGCGACCA CAAAGCTGCAGAAAACTATGAGATGTTAAATCGGTACGGCGTCACCCACGTCCTGAACGCGCCGCACGGCTTCATCGATAACGAGTGGGAGTATGGCGGCATGGGGATTCACTATCTCGGGGTAGACGCCGACGATTCTCCTCACTTTGACATCTCCAAGTTCTTTGACAAGTCGGCAGAGTTCATAAAACAAGCCAGGAAGCTTG GTAAGGTACTGGTCCACTGTGCCGTCGGCTTCAGTCGTTCCCCCACCCTGGTGGTGGCGTATCTCATGCTGTACCACCGCATGACCGCACGGGAGGCGCTGAAAACCATCCGTGCCAAGCGTATGATCGGCCCCAACCGAGGATTTCTTCGCCAGCTGGCCGACTTCAACAACAAGCTGCTGGCCGAGGGGCGGATCCGTCCGCGCTGA
- the LOC136449245 gene encoding dual specificity protein phosphatase 3-like isoform X6, translating into MMTTNIANPGYRPQTMASFDRFSRYNYIGSAYGRLGGSTGALDRSYGTTSSGTTSALKTIGLTPTKTSTKTVTFAPGTRGKDMSYSDRYTSSDRYTSSSAPLSSYRSNVGTLLSSTSTYRDSYGYRHHDRDYDSSKYSSRLSSSSNHHPTANTSSSSSYGRYSGDYSTTSATTKSSSGGYCTADDLSECLRGGVGAYISHTSYNEVFPNIYIGDQSAAAGISNLHIVGVTHVLNAAEGLGGGNYAAAYKASGIEYLGIRASDCEAYDITTHFTKCVKFIDEGCRQGKVLVHCAVGFSRSPTLVVAYLMLYHRMTAREALKTIRAKRMIGPNRGFLRQLADFNNKLLAEGRIRPR; encoded by the exons ATGATGACGACAAACATAGCCAATCCGGGCTACAGGCCGCAAACCATGGCCAGCTTCGACCGCTTCAGCCGATACAACTACATCGGGAGTGCTTACGGGCGCCTGGGCGGCTCAACGGGCGCGTTAGACCGAAGCTACGGCACCACCAGCTCCGGTACCACCAGCGCCTTAAAGACGATCGGACTAACTCCTACCAAGACGTCCACCAAGACGGTCACCTTCGCTCCAGGAACTCGAGGGAAAGACATGTCTTACTCGGATCGTTACACCTCCAGTGATCGGTATACAAGTTCAAGTGCGCCCCTCTCCAGCTACAGATCCAACGTTGGGACTTTGCTGAGTTCAACGTCCACTTATCGAGACAGCTACGGTTACCGCCACCACGATAGAGACTATGACTCCTCTAAATATTCCTCCAGACTTTCTTCCTCTTCAAACCACCACCCCACAGCGAACACTTCAAGTTCGAGTTCGTATGGAAGATATTCTGGGGATTATTCCACCACGTCTGCGACGACAAAGTCAAGTTCAGGGGGTTACTGCACAGCGGATGACCTGTCAGAGTGTTTGAGGGGCGGAGTTGGGGCTTATATCTCTCACACAAGTTACAACGAAGTCTTTCCCAACATCTACATCGGCGACCA GTCCGCCGCAGCGGGAATATCAAATCTTCACATTGTTGGGGTGACTCACGTACTGAACGCAGCGGAGGGTTTGGGCGGCGGGAATTACGCGGCCGCGTACAAGGCCAGCGGGATCGAGTATCTGGGGATCCGAGCGAGCGATTGCGAAGCCTACGACATAACAACCCATTTCACCAAGTGTGTTAAATTTATCGATGAAGGATGCAGGCAAG GTAAGGTACTGGTCCACTGTGCCGTCGGCTTCAGTCGTTCCCCCACCCTGGTGGTGGCGTATCTCATGCTGTACCACCGCATGACCGCACGGGAGGCGCTGAAAACCATCCGTGCCAAGCGTATGATCGGCCCCAACCGAGGATTTCTTCGCCAGCTGGCCGACTTCAACAACAAGCTGCTGGCCGAGGGGCGGATCCGTCCGCGCTGA
- the LOC136449245 gene encoding dual specificity protein phosphatase 3-like isoform X4 has product MMTTNIANPGYRPQTMASFDRFSRYNYIGSAYGRLGGSTGALDRSYGTTSSGTTSALKTIGLTPTKTSTKTVTFAPGTRGKDMSYSDRYTSSDRYTSSSAPLSSYRSNVGTLLSSTSTYRDSYGYRHHDRDYDSSKYSSRLSSSSNHHPTANTSSSSSYGRYSGDYSTTSATTKSSSGGYCTADDLSECLRGGVGAYISHTSYNEVFPNIYIGDQVFAREKHRLKAFGVTHVLNACHGPWCGTGADHYRDVGIHYKGIRAMDHENFNLMPFFQEAADYVHHALHGGKVLVHCAVGFSRSPTLVVAYLMLYHRMTAREALKTIRAKRMIGPNRGFLRQLADFNNKLLAEGRIRPR; this is encoded by the exons ATGATGACGACAAACATAGCCAATCCGGGCTACAGGCCGCAAACCATGGCCAGCTTCGACCGCTTCAGCCGATACAACTACATCGGGAGTGCTTACGGGCGCCTGGGCGGCTCAACGGGCGCGTTAGACCGAAGCTACGGCACCACCAGCTCCGGTACCACCAGCGCCTTAAAGACGATCGGACTAACTCCTACCAAGACGTCCACCAAGACGGTCACCTTCGCTCCAGGAACTCGAGGGAAAGACATGTCTTACTCGGATCGTTACACCTCCAGTGATCGGTATACAAGTTCAAGTGCGCCCCTCTCCAGCTACAGATCCAACGTTGGGACTTTGCTGAGTTCAACGTCCACTTATCGAGACAGCTACGGTTACCGCCACCACGATAGAGACTATGACTCCTCTAAATATTCCTCCAGACTTTCTTCCTCTTCAAACCACCACCCCACAGCGAACACTTCAAGTTCGAGTTCGTATGGAAGATATTCTGGGGATTATTCCACCACGTCTGCGACGACAAAGTCAAGTTCAGGGGGTTACTGCACAGCGGATGACCTGTCAGAGTGTTTGAGGGGCGGAGTTGGGGCTTATATCTCTCACACAAGTTACAACGAAGTCTTTCCCAACATCTACATCGGCGACCA AGTCTTTGCACGTGAGAAGCACCGCCTAAAGGCTTTCGGCGTCACGCATGTTCTGAACGCATGTCATGGGCCATGGTGCGGTACGGGGGCTGATCATTACCGGGACGTAGGCATACACTACAAGGGCATTCGTGCCATGGACCACGAGAATTTCAACCTCATGCCATTCTTCCAAGAGGCAGCAGATTATGTACACCATGCGTTACACGGCG GTAAGGTACTGGTCCACTGTGCCGTCGGCTTCAGTCGTTCCCCCACCCTGGTGGTGGCGTATCTCATGCTGTACCACCGCATGACCGCACGGGAGGCGCTGAAAACCATCCGTGCCAAGCGTATGATCGGCCCCAACCGAGGATTTCTTCGCCAGCTGGCCGACTTCAACAACAAGCTGCTGGCCGAGGGGCGGATCCGTCCGCGCTGA
- the LOC136449245 gene encoding dual specificity protein phosphatase 3-like isoform X8: protein MMTTNIANPGYRPQTMASFDRFSRYNYIGSAYGRLGGSTGALDRSYGTTSSGTTSALKTIGLTPTKTSTKTVTFAPGTRGKDMSYSDRYTSSDRYTSSSAPLSSYRSNVGTLLSSTSTYRDSYGYRHHDRDYDSSKYSSRLSSSSNHHPTANTSSSSSYGRYSGDYSTTSATTKSSSGGYCTADDLSECLRGGVGAYISHTSYNEVFPNIYIGDQTFAEKGALLRREGLTHVLNAAHGRYFARVEDMYEHLQIQYLGVPGRDREEFDMARFFTEAAEFVHSGYLSGKVLVHCAVGFSRSPTLVVAYLMLYHRMTAREALKTIRAKRMIGPNRGFLRQLADFNNKLLAEGRIRPR, encoded by the exons ATGATGACGACAAACATAGCCAATCCGGGCTACAGGCCGCAAACCATGGCCAGCTTCGACCGCTTCAGCCGATACAACTACATCGGGAGTGCTTACGGGCGCCTGGGCGGCTCAACGGGCGCGTTAGACCGAAGCTACGGCACCACCAGCTCCGGTACCACCAGCGCCTTAAAGACGATCGGACTAACTCCTACCAAGACGTCCACCAAGACGGTCACCTTCGCTCCAGGAACTCGAGGGAAAGACATGTCTTACTCGGATCGTTACACCTCCAGTGATCGGTATACAAGTTCAAGTGCGCCCCTCTCCAGCTACAGATCCAACGTTGGGACTTTGCTGAGTTCAACGTCCACTTATCGAGACAGCTACGGTTACCGCCACCACGATAGAGACTATGACTCCTCTAAATATTCCTCCAGACTTTCTTCCTCTTCAAACCACCACCCCACAGCGAACACTTCAAGTTCGAGTTCGTATGGAAGATATTCTGGGGATTATTCCACCACGTCTGCGACGACAAAGTCAAGTTCAGGGGGTTACTGCACAGCGGATGACCTGTCAGAGTGTTTGAGGGGCGGAGTTGGGGCTTATATCTCTCACACAAGTTACAACGAAGTCTTTCCCAACATCTACATCGGCGACCA AACCTTTGCTGAAAAAGGGGCCTTGCTGAGAAGAGAGGGGCTGACCCATGTGTTAAACGCGGCGCACGGTCGGTACTTTGCACGTGTAGAAGACATGTACGAACACCTACAGATCCAGTACTTAGGGGTGCCGGGAAGAGACAGGGAGGAGTTTGACATGGCCAGGTTTTTCACAGAAGCGGCTGAGTTTGTACATAGTGGCTACCTGTCAG GTAAGGTACTGGTCCACTGTGCCGTCGGCTTCAGTCGTTCCCCCACCCTGGTGGTGGCGTATCTCATGCTGTACCACCGCATGACCGCACGGGAGGCGCTGAAAACCATCCGTGCCAAGCGTATGATCGGCCCCAACCGAGGATTTCTTCGCCAGCTGGCCGACTTCAACAACAAGCTGCTGGCCGAGGGGCGGATCCGTCCGCGCTGA
- the LOC136449245 gene encoding dual specificity phosphatase 29-like isoform X3: MMTTNIANPGYRPQTMASFDRFSRYNYIGSAYGRLGGSTGALDRSYGTTSSGTTSALKTIGLTPTKTSTKTVTFAPGTRGKDMSYSDRYTSSDRYTSSSAPLSSYRSNVGTLLSSTSTYRDSYGYRHHDRDYDSSKYSSRLSSSSNHHPTANTSSSSSYGRYSGDYSTTSATTKSSSGGYCTADDLSECLRGGVGAYISHTSYNEVFPNIYIGDQIAARDEHILRSEGISHVLNVAHVNLLYERVADVYERLGVEYDGIPGRDNDQFDMSRYFREGADFISNGVQEGKVLVHCAVGFSRSPTLVVAYLMLYHRMTAREALKTIRAKRMIGPNRGFLRQLADFNNKLLAEGRIRPR; this comes from the exons ATGATGACGACAAACATAGCCAATCCGGGCTACAGGCCGCAAACCATGGCCAGCTTCGACCGCTTCAGCCGATACAACTACATCGGGAGTGCTTACGGGCGCCTGGGCGGCTCAACGGGCGCGTTAGACCGAAGCTACGGCACCACCAGCTCCGGTACCACCAGCGCCTTAAAGACGATCGGACTAACTCCTACCAAGACGTCCACCAAGACGGTCACCTTCGCTCCAGGAACTCGAGGGAAAGACATGTCTTACTCGGATCGTTACACCTCCAGTGATCGGTATACAAGTTCAAGTGCGCCCCTCTCCAGCTACAGATCCAACGTTGGGACTTTGCTGAGTTCAACGTCCACTTATCGAGACAGCTACGGTTACCGCCACCACGATAGAGACTATGACTCCTCTAAATATTCCTCCAGACTTTCTTCCTCTTCAAACCACCACCCCACAGCGAACACTTCAAGTTCGAGTTCGTATGGAAGATATTCTGGGGATTATTCCACCACGTCTGCGACGACAAAGTCAAGTTCAGGGGGTTACTGCACAGCGGATGACCTGTCAGAGTGTTTGAGGGGCGGAGTTGGGGCTTATATCTCTCACACAAGTTACAACGAAGTCTTTCCCAACATCTACATCGGCGACCA AATTGCAGCTAGAGATGAACATATCCTAAGGTCTGAGGGAATCTCTCACGTGCTGAATGTTGCACATGTGAACCTACTTTATGAGAGGGTTGCGGACGTTTACGAGCGACTGGGAGTGGAGTATGATGGGATACCCGGGCGGGATAACGACCAGTTTGACATGAGTCGGTATTTCAGAGAAGGGGCAGATTTTATCAGCAATGGAGTTCAGGAAG GTAAGGTACTGGTCCACTGTGCCGTCGGCTTCAGTCGTTCCCCCACCCTGGTGGTGGCGTATCTCATGCTGTACCACCGCATGACCGCACGGGAGGCGCTGAAAACCATCCGTGCCAAGCGTATGATCGGCCCCAACCGAGGATTTCTTCGCCAGCTGGCCGACTTCAACAACAAGCTGCTGGCCGAGGGGCGGATCCGTCCGCGCTGA
- the LOC136449245 gene encoding uncharacterized protein isoform X10 produces the protein MMTTNIANPGYRPQTMASFDRFSRYNYIGSAYGRLGGSTGALDRSYGTTSSGTTSALKTIGLTPTKTSTKTVTFAPGTRGKDMSYSDRYTSSDRYTSSSAPLSSYRSNVGTLLSSTSTYRDSYGYRHHDRDYDSSKYSSRLSSSSNHHPTANTSSSSSYGRYSGDYSTTSATTKSSSGGYCTADDLSECLRGGVGAYISHTSYNEVFPNIYIGDQKISENCYRLNNILGITHVLNAAYGFWCKKTVQEYKDLGVKFLGVEADDCENFEMFPYFSMAADFIYTLGALKVDCLGPVFECNWQNP, from the exons ATGATGACGACAAACATAGCCAATCCGGGCTACAGGCCGCAAACCATGGCCAGCTTCGACCGCTTCAGCCGATACAACTACATCGGGAGTGCTTACGGGCGCCTGGGCGGCTCAACGGGCGCGTTAGACCGAAGCTACGGCACCACCAGCTCCGGTACCACCAGCGCCTTAAAGACGATCGGACTAACTCCTACCAAGACGTCCACCAAGACGGTCACCTTCGCTCCAGGAACTCGAGGGAAAGACATGTCTTACTCGGATCGTTACACCTCCAGTGATCGGTATACAAGTTCAAGTGCGCCCCTCTCCAGCTACAGATCCAACGTTGGGACTTTGCTGAGTTCAACGTCCACTTATCGAGACAGCTACGGTTACCGCCACCACGATAGAGACTATGACTCCTCTAAATATTCCTCCAGACTTTCTTCCTCTTCAAACCACCACCCCACAGCGAACACTTCAAGTTCGAGTTCGTATGGAAGATATTCTGGGGATTATTCCACCACGTCTGCGACGACAAAGTCAAGTTCAGGGGGTTACTGCACAGCGGATGACCTGTCAGAGTGTTTGAGGGGCGGAGTTGGGGCTTATATCTCTCACACAAGTTACAACGAAGTCTTTCCCAACATCTACATCGGCGACCA GAAGATCAGTGAGAATTGTTACCGACTGAATAATATCCTGGGCATCACACATGTGCTGAATGCTGCGTATGGATTCTGGTGTAAGAAAACTGTGCAGGAATACAAGGACTTGGGCGTTAAGTTTCTGGGAGTGGAGGCAGATGACTGTGAGAACTTTGAAATGTTCCCATACTTCAGTATGGCAGCAGATTTCATATACACACTGGGTGCACTGAAGGTAGATTGTTTAGGACCAGTTTTTGAATGCAATTGGCAGAATCCATAA